A part of Prolixibacteraceae bacterium genomic DNA contains:
- a CDS encoding transposase, translating into MLQNKSTKVFSETQSFFSSSEKGINRIISLYKLLNLRQLKLGNKELPQSTYFKGDILLGLLLFPIFSIPNIYSYSKHYLSEMLEAQKNTFYRFKNNSQIDWRTIVSSCNNKLFGQIAKNSHSDDCNQAERCLIIDDTDFEKSTYKTEHVSKIWSHVTHRYIFGFKGLFLGLWDGKSYFTLDFSLHKERGKNKKTPFGLTAKQRKKQFSKKRSTKSNGFNREKELVIDKITMAKEMMVNAIKQGITVDYILMDSWFFCDSILKTVISNGMHLVAMAKMSSAKYSFKDKEYSTKELALLLKQRKRVKWVKSLSLYCAEVTVKYKGTDVKLFFCKNSKRGKWHLLVSSNTKLSIEKAYQIYSIRWSIEVFFKESKNYFGLGKSQSSDFDAQIADLSVAIIEFNVFSLAKRFEAYETLGGIFAHVKDQGMELVIVQRIWGFILELMRTLAEIIDSDFNELIISVLKNKPENNKFFRLIESMVYEPE; encoded by the coding sequence ATGCTTCAGAATAAAAGTACAAAAGTTTTTTCAGAGACACAGAGTTTTTTCAGTTCAAGTGAAAAAGGAATTAATCGAATTATTAGCCTTTACAAGTTACTCAACTTAAGACAACTGAAATTAGGAAATAAAGAGTTGCCTCAGTCTACTTACTTCAAAGGTGACATACTATTAGGCTTACTACTTTTCCCAATTTTCTCTATCCCTAATATTTATAGCTACAGTAAGCATTATCTATCAGAGATGTTAGAAGCACAAAAGAATACATTCTATCGATTTAAAAATAACAGCCAGATAGATTGGCGTACTATAGTTTCATCATGTAATAATAAACTCTTTGGTCAAATAGCCAAAAACTCTCACTCTGATGACTGTAATCAAGCAGAAAGATGCTTAATTATTGACGATACTGATTTTGAGAAGTCTACCTACAAAACTGAACATGTTAGTAAAATATGGTCGCATGTAACCCATCGTTATATATTTGGTTTTAAAGGATTATTTCTAGGTTTATGGGATGGCAAAAGCTATTTTACATTGGACTTCTCTCTACATAAAGAAAGAGGGAAGAATAAAAAGACTCCATTTGGACTCACTGCCAAACAACGTAAAAAACAGTTCTCAAAGAAACGATCAACAAAGAGTAATGGGTTTAACCGAGAGAAAGAACTCGTTATTGATAAAATAACGATGGCAAAAGAGATGATGGTAAATGCTATTAAACAAGGAATTACAGTAGACTACATACTTATGGACAGTTGGTTCTTCTGTGATTCAATATTAAAAACTGTGATCTCTAATGGTATGCATCTTGTTGCAATGGCTAAGATGTCTAGTGCTAAATATTCTTTCAAAGACAAAGAATATAGCACCAAAGAACTTGCTCTCTTACTTAAACAGCGAAAGAGAGTAAAATGGGTAAAGTCACTTAGTCTATATTGTGCAGAAGTCACAGTGAAATATAAAGGTACAGATGTAAAACTATTCTTTTGCAAGAACAGTAAGCGAGGGAAATGGCATTTATTGGTATCTTCAAATACAAAGCTGAGCATAGAGAAAGCTTATCAGATATATAGTATTAGATGGAGTATTGAGGTCTTTTTTAAGGAATCAAAGAACTATTTTGGTTTAGGAAAATCTCAATCGAGTGATTTTGATGCTCAAATAGCAGATCTATCTGTAGCTATTATTGAGTTTAACGTTTTTAGTTTAGCAAAAAGGTTCGAGGCATATGAGACGCTAGGTGGAATCTTTGCTCATGTAAAAGATCAAGGAATGGAACTTGTAATAGTACAACGAATTTGGGGTTTTATCCTCGAATTGATGAGAACTCTCGCAGAAATCATCGATAGTGATTTTAATGAATTGATAATCAGTGTACTTAAAAATAAACCCGAAAATAATAAATTCTTTAGGCTCATTGAATCAATGGTTTATGAACCTGAATAA
- the ltrA gene encoding group II intron reverse transcriptase/maturase has product METNITTDNLLERVLESGNLNKAYLQVYRNKGSHGVDEMQVESLKDYLRLHREVLIAELREGKYLPNPVRRVEIPKEPGKTRPLGIPTVVDRVIQQAISQVLSPIYEEQFSNYSFGFRPNKGAHTAIIACSQTITSGYHYAIDMDMERFFDTVNHSKLIEILSRTIKDGRLVSLIHKYLRAGVVVEEQFQETETGVPQGGPLSPLLSNIMLNELDHELTRRGHEFVRYADDIVILCKSKRGATRTMNSTIRFIEDTLFLKVNRDKTEVVRYNQIKFLGYSFYKTKGVVRFRLSKKTQRKVKRSLEGIVARNNSIGHDEIKSKLKSYIQGWVTYYRLADMKSFLKQVDEWLRRRIRMVIWKCWKRVRTKMKNLMKLGVSKNKAYEYVNTRKKYWRISKSPILQTTITNKNLEKAGYITLSDYYQKVKS; this is encoded by the coding sequence ATGGAAACGAACATTACAACAGATAATTTATTAGAACGTGTCCTAGAATCAGGTAACCTAAATAAGGCTTATTTACAGGTTTATCGTAATAAAGGGAGTCATGGAGTTGATGAGATGCAAGTGGAATCCTTAAAAGATTATCTCAGACTTCATCGAGAAGTTTTAATAGCAGAACTACGAGAAGGGAAGTACCTTCCCAATCCTGTACGACGAGTCGAAATACCCAAAGAACCAGGTAAAACACGCCCTTTAGGTATTCCTACTGTCGTGGATCGAGTTATTCAACAAGCCATTTCACAAGTTCTTAGTCCTATTTATGAGGAACAGTTTTCCAATTATAGCTTTGGATTCCGTCCGAATAAAGGAGCACATACAGCTATTATAGCCTGTAGCCAAACGATCACATCAGGTTATCATTATGCTATCGATATGGATATGGAAAGATTTTTCGATACCGTAAATCATAGCAAGTTGATAGAGATCTTATCACGAACGATAAAAGATGGTCGATTAGTTTCCTTAATCCATAAATATCTAAGAGCCGGAGTTGTTGTTGAAGAGCAGTTTCAAGAAACAGAAACAGGAGTTCCTCAAGGAGGACCATTAAGTCCATTGCTAAGCAACATTATGCTGAATGAATTAGACCATGAACTCACAAGACGAGGTCATGAGTTTGTTCGTTATGCAGATGATATTGTCATCTTATGTAAAAGCAAGCGAGGAGCTACACGCACGATGAATTCTACAATTCGTTTTATAGAAGATACTCTATTCTTAAAAGTGAATCGAGATAAAACAGAAGTGGTGCGCTACAATCAGATTAAGTTTCTTGGCTACAGTTTTTACAAAACAAAAGGTGTCGTTCGTTTTCGATTGTCGAAAAAGACACAACGGAAAGTGAAGCGCTCTTTGGAAGGAATTGTAGCACGGAATAATAGTATTGGTCACGATGAAATCAAATCCAAGCTTAAAAGCTATATTCAAGGATGGGTAACCTATTATCGATTGGCAGATATGAAATCATTTCTGAAACAAGTAGATGAATGGCTAAGACGACGTATCCGTATGGTAATATGGAAATGTTGGAAAAGAGTAAGAACGAAGATGAAGAATTTAATGAAACTCGGAGTTTCGAAGAACAAAGCGTATGAATATGTAAATACGAGGAAAAAGTATTGGCGCATTTCAAAGAGTCCAATTCTACAAACGACTATAACGAATAAGAATTTGGAGAAGGCAGGCTATATTACGCTAAGTGATTATTATCAGAAAGTAAAGTCGTGA
- a CDS encoding branched-chain amino acid aminotransferase, which translates to METKDWKNLGFGYSKTDNNVRCYFKDGKWGQLETHTSEEITMHMGATCLHYGQECFEGLKAFKGKDGKIRVFRMKDNAKRMSESAEGIRMQPIPEDIFCNAVKKAIKLNEHFIPPYESGASLYIRPLLIGTGAQVGVKPADEYLFIVFVMPVGPYFKEGFKPTDLAIYREYDRAAPHGTGKFKVGGNYAASMAAGERAHEEGFSAVLYLDAKEKKYIDECGPANFFAIEGNRYITPRSTSILESITNKSLRQIATDLGMEVEVRPIEEEELANFDEVGACGTAAVISPIKRIVDIEENKEYNYGTDAGKVSTKLYETLRGIQYGTVEDKHGWIDIIE; encoded by the coding sequence ATGGAAACTAAAGACTGGAAGAATCTCGGGTTTGGTTACTCTAAAACCGATAATAATGTACGCTGCTATTTTAAAGATGGCAAGTGGGGACAATTAGAAACACATACTTCTGAAGAAATAACCATGCACATGGGTGCAACTTGTCTTCACTACGGTCAAGAATGTTTCGAAGGCTTAAAAGCATTTAAGGGTAAGGATGGTAAGATACGTGTTTTCAGAATGAAGGATAATGCGAAACGCATGTCTGAATCTGCAGAAGGTATACGTATGCAACCCATTCCTGAAGACATTTTCTGTAATGCTGTCAAAAAAGCAATTAAACTTAATGAACATTTTATTCCTCCATACGAAAGTGGTGCATCACTATATATTAGACCTCTTTTAATCGGAACGGGTGCACAGGTAGGTGTAAAACCGGCAGATGAATATCTTTTCATCGTATTTGTAATGCCTGTTGGACCATACTTCAAAGAAGGTTTTAAACCTACTGATCTTGCGATCTATCGCGAATACGATCGTGCAGCACCGCATGGAACAGGTAAGTTTAAGGTTGGTGGAAATTATGCTGCAAGTATGGCTGCTGGTGAAAGAGCTCATGAAGAAGGATTCTCGGCAGTATTGTATTTAGATGCTAAAGAGAAGAAATATATTGATGAATGTGGTCCTGCAAACTTCTTTGCAATTGAAGGAAACAGATACATTACTCCTCGCTCAACTTCAATATTAGAGTCTATTACAAATAAAAGCTTGAGACAAATTGCTACAGACTTAGGCATGGAAGTAGAAGTACGTCCTATAGAGGAAGAAGAGCTAGCAAATTTTGACGAAGTAGGCGCCTGTGGTACTGCTGCAGTAATTTCTCCGATTAAACGTATTGTTGATATCGAAGAGAATAAAGAATATAACTATGGTACCGATGCAGGTAAAGTAAGTACAAAGCTTTACGAAACACTACGAGGCATCCAGTATGGTACAGTAGAAGATAAGCACGGATGGATTGATATTATTGAATAA
- a CDS encoding SPOR domain-containing protein: MKHTFWTMVLIGFAFTSCHSLKKASSEETQTVSTKAKAIPLTVKEEKVVAAKGEDSSVGNFKYYIIWGSFQHQENALKLKKQLIDEYQTQAFILVNEEGWFRVCFESYNKEKSARARIQELRDKYPNFETMWLLINKM; encoded by the coding sequence ATGAAACACACATTTTGGACCATGGTATTGATTGGATTTGCTTTTACGTCATGTCATAGTCTAAAAAAAGCTTCTTCAGAAGAGACTCAAACGGTAAGTACAAAAGCAAAAGCAATTCCACTAACGGTTAAAGAAGAGAAAGTCGTGGCAGCAAAAGGAGAGGATTCTTCTGTTGGCAACTTTAAATATTATATTATTTGGGGAAGTTTCCAACATCAGGAAAATGCTCTAAAATTAAAGAAGCAGTTAATCGACGAATACCAAACACAGGCTTTTATTCTAGTCAATGAAGAAGGTTGGTTTCGTGTCTGTTTCGAGAGTTATAATAAAGAGAAAAGCGCACGAGCACGTATTCAAGAGTTACGAGACAAATATCCTAATTTTGAGACAATGTGGTTGTTGATTAATAAGATGTAA
- the frr gene encoding ribosome recycling factor produces MNEELQMILDMVQEKMDNTIEHLDKELASIRAGKASPRMLDGVMVEYYGAPTPLSQVANVNTPDARTIAVQPWEKQLIPDIEKALINSNLGLNPDNNGEIIRLNVPPLTEERRKGLVKDANTAGENAKIAIRGARKDANDTFKKMLKATEISEDQEKNSLGDVQVLTDKYIKKVDEQLKAKEVDILTV; encoded by the coding sequence ATGAATGAAGAGTTACAAATGATTTTAGATATGGTTCAAGAAAAGATGGACAACACGATTGAGCATCTTGATAAAGAACTAGCAAGTATTCGTGCAGGTAAAGCAAGTCCTCGCATGTTAGATGGTGTAATGGTCGAGTACTATGGGGCTCCAACCCCTCTATCTCAAGTTGCAAATGTCAATACTCCTGATGCACGTACAATTGCAGTACAGCCATGGGAGAAGCAACTTATTCCAGATATCGAAAAGGCTCTAATAAACTCTAATCTTGGGCTAAATCCTGATAATAATGGGGAGATTATTCGTCTTAATGTGCCACCATTGACTGAAGAACGTCGTAAAGGGCTTGTTAAAGATGCTAATACTGCTGGAGAAAATGCTAAGATCGCGATACGTGGTGCACGTAAAGATGCGAACGACACTTTCAAGAAGATGTTAAAAGCAACAGAGATTTCTGAAGACCAAGAGAAGAATTCGTTAGGAGATGTACAGGTGCTTACTGATAAATACATCAAGAAAGTAGATGAACAACTAAAAGCTAAAGAAGTTGATATTCTTACAGTTTAA
- the pyrH gene encoding UMP kinase gives MAKFKRVLLKLSGESLMGDQEYGIDSQRLNDYAIQIKEIVEKGVQVAIVIGGGNIFRGLSGSTQGFDRVKGDQMGMLATVINSLALGSALKNNGVANRVLTAIRMEPVGEYYSKDKAIESLESGKVVILSGGTGNPYFTTDTGSSLRGIEVEADVMLKGTRVDGIYTADPEKDPTATKYDQITFDEIYSQGLKIMDLTATAMCKENNLPVIVFDMDTIGNLVKVIDGENIGTYVYNN, from the coding sequence ATGGCAAAATTTAAAAGAGTACTACTTAAACTATCTGGAGAATCATTAATGGGGGACCAAGAATATGGTATCGATTCTCAAAGACTTAATGACTATGCAATACAAATTAAAGAAATTGTAGAGAAAGGTGTTCAAGTAGCTATCGTAATTGGTGGAGGAAATATTTTTAGAGGGCTTAGTGGGTCCACTCAAGGATTTGATCGTGTAAAAGGAGATCAAATGGGGATGCTTGCTACAGTGATTAATAGTCTGGCTTTAGGATCTGCACTAAAGAACAATGGTGTTGCCAATAGAGTATTAACAGCAATAAGAATGGAACCAGTTGGAGAGTATTACTCCAAAGATAAAGCCATTGAAAGTCTTGAATCAGGTAAGGTTGTTATATTATCTGGAGGAACAGGGAATCCTTATTTCACAACAGATACAGGTTCAAGCCTTCGGGGAATAGAAGTTGAAGCAGATGTGATGCTTAAAGGAACAAGAGTGGACGGAATATATACAGCAGATCCGGAGAAAGATCCTACAGCTACAAAATATGATCAAATTACTTTTGATGAGATATACAGTCAGGGGTTAAAAATTATGGACCTTACAGCAACAGCCATGTGTAAAGAAAATAATTTACCTGTTATTGTTTTTGATATGGATACAATTGGCAACCTTGTAAAGGTTATCGATGGAGAAAATATTGGAACATATGTGTATAATAACTAA
- a CDS encoding glycosyltransferase family 2 protein: MIKAGISLIITTYNWPKALDVVLERLLDQTLFPDEVIIADDGSTSETKELIDLWRGKLPFPIIHSWIEDDGFRAAMSRNMAIEKSKYNYIIFIDGDILIRNHFIEDHRKYRQDGYFISGSRARLSKSLTSKILNKEIKRENFFTKGVGRRLTFIRWPFYHRMFPGILNHYRKVRSCHLSVWREDLIDVDGFDESFEGWGLEDSDLVVRLMNNGVKRKNIHLLASCSHIYHEQKENDRFAENEEYLKGAIGEKYICARKGISTH, translated from the coding sequence ATGATAAAAGCTGGTATCTCATTAATAATAACGACCTATAATTGGCCGAAGGCACTTGATGTTGTTCTAGAACGCTTGCTTGATCAGACTTTATTTCCTGATGAGGTTATCATAGCGGACGATGGCTCTACAAGTGAAACCAAGGAGCTAATAGATCTGTGGCGTGGTAAACTGCCTTTTCCAATTATCCATTCTTGGATTGAGGATGATGGTTTTAGGGCTGCAATGAGCCGAAATATGGCAATTGAAAAAAGCAAGTATAATTATATTATTTTTATTGATGGAGACATTCTTATTCGAAATCATTTCATTGAAGATCATCGAAAGTATAGACAGGATGGTTATTTTATCTCAGGATCTAGGGCTCGTTTGTCTAAAAGTTTAACATCTAAAATTCTAAATAAAGAAATAAAGCGTGAGAATTTCTTCACGAAGGGTGTTGGGCGAAGATTAACATTCATACGATGGCCTTTTTACCATCGCATGTTCCCAGGAATACTAAATCATTATAGAAAGGTGAGAAGTTGTCATCTTTCAGTTTGGCGAGAAGATTTGATAGATGTAGATGGTTTTGATGAATCATTTGAGGGTTGGGGCTTAGAAGATTCAGATCTAGTTGTACGTTTGATGAATAATGGTGTCAAAAGAAAAAACATTCATTTATTAGCGTCATGCTCTCATATTTATCATGAACAGAAAGAAAATGATCGCTTTGCTGAGAATGAAGAGTATTTAAAAGGTGCAATAGGTGAAAAATATATTTGTGCAAGGAAAGGAATTTCTACTCATTAA
- a CDS encoding glycosyltransferase family 4 protein, whose translation MKILHFSDSKVWGGSEEQLFYLLKNDCSCEHILVCLDETPSSIRKKDLSCRVICLKKRKKYHFQILRDYIDVLKNEEPDIIHIHTRVGLTLHYVLSKFFHLKAPIVFSKKNLGVNSAYIKRKKYNSDIIKRYICISNAVKDDLVSILTEDNRKNVTVIYDGIPTDKIGNSNLPSLKKHYSLPSDAFIVGNIANHTRAKDLLTLVEVVNILVNINGYKNIFVIQVGEDNKLTEQMKNKIEEYDISSNLILHGFQKNAIQLVPQFDLYTLTSEREGLSVSILEALAQGKAVVATNAGGIPEAVKDNYVGLLSPVKDAQSLANNITRLYEDRDLLRTFESNAIPYVEENFSLSKYVKDTCRVYHELYGEFY comes from the coding sequence ATGAAGATATTACATTTCTCAGATTCTAAAGTTTGGGGGGGCAGCGAGGAACAACTCTTCTACCTATTAAAAAATGATTGTTCATGTGAACACATATTGGTCTGCTTAGATGAAACACCTTCTTCGATACGAAAGAAGGATTTATCTTGTCGTGTAATATGTTTGAAAAAAAGAAAGAAATATCATTTTCAGATATTACGTGATTATATTGATGTGTTGAAAAATGAAGAACCTGATATTATACATATACATACTAGAGTTGGGCTTACGCTGCACTATGTTTTATCTAAGTTCTTCCATTTAAAAGCCCCAATTGTATTTAGTAAGAAAAATCTAGGGGTAAATTCTGCATATATTAAGAGAAAGAAATATAATTCTGATATCATAAAAAGATATATTTGTATTTCAAATGCAGTGAAAGATGATTTGGTCTCTATTTTAACAGAAGATAATAGAAAAAATGTCACTGTTATTTATGATGGTATTCCTACAGATAAAATAGGAAATAGTAATCTACCTTCACTAAAAAAACACTATAGCCTTCCTTCTGATGCTTTTATTGTTGGTAATATTGCAAATCACACTAGAGCCAAAGACTTGTTAACTCTAGTTGAAGTGGTCAATATTCTTGTAAATATAAATGGGTACAAGAATATTTTTGTAATCCAAGTAGGTGAAGACAATAAACTCACAGAACAGATGAAAAATAAGATTGAGGAATATGATATTTCCTCAAATCTCATACTTCATGGATTTCAAAAAAATGCAATACAACTTGTACCTCAGTTTGATCTATATACACTAACATCTGAGAGAGAAGGCCTCAGTGTTTCCATTCTTGAAGCATTAGCTCAAGGAAAGGCTGTTGTTGCAACAAATGCTGGGGGTATTCCTGAGGCTGTGAAGGACAATTATGTTGGATTATTGTCTCCTGTCAAAGATGCCCAATCATTAGCCAATAATATAACTAGATTATATGAAGATCGTGATTTACTAAGAACATTTGAAAGTAATGCAATACCATATGTAGAAGAGAATTTCTCATTATCGAAATATGTGAAAGATACTTGTCGAGTTTATCATGAGTTGTATGGTGAGTTTTATTAG
- a CDS encoding glycosyltransferase, giving the protein MCNSILSIIIPIYNVEDFIDKCVRSVVSSSSNKYEVILVNDGSPDNSAIIAKKYAEKYDFVKFVNKKNGGLSSARNEGLKFVTGKYIWFVDSDDWIEDGAIDKLIELIEKNNSIDMFHFSAVSYFNENHIEFLRRSPLKREQIKAANFYNKEIYQPNVWLNLYRTELLKEHGLIFNEELSNHEDDYFMQDFIQCANNVMLLPESLYYYRQDSRSLSTVNTWSRAESLYLLLDKTHITARLNQDEKFFLWYTYFITKEFYKCVKGIDDINSHKIDFMKSHKIPYLKNPITKWKLKKFIINHVPLIYYKFVL; this is encoded by the coding sequence ATGTGTAACTCTATTTTATCAATAATCATACCCATTTATAATGTGGAAGACTTTATCGATAAATGTGTCAGGTCTGTAGTTTCTTCATCATCGAATAAATATGAAGTTATTTTGGTAAACGATGGTTCACCTGATAATTCTGCAATAATTGCAAAGAAATATGCTGAAAAGTATGATTTCGTGAAATTCGTAAATAAGAAAAATGGGGGATTATCTTCTGCAAGGAATGAAGGACTAAAGTTTGTAACGGGTAAATATATTTGGTTTGTAGATTCTGATGATTGGATTGAGGACGGAGCTATCGATAAATTGATCGAGTTAATTGAGAAAAATAATTCAATTGATATGTTTCACTTTTCTGCGGTTAGCTACTTCAATGAGAACCATATTGAATTTTTAAGACGTTCACCTCTTAAAAGAGAACAAATAAAGGCCGCTAATTTCTATAATAAGGAAATATACCAACCCAATGTTTGGTTAAATTTATATCGTACAGAATTGCTAAAAGAGCATGGTCTTATTTTTAACGAGGAGCTTAGTAATCATGAAGATGATTATTTCATGCAAGACTTCATTCAATGCGCAAATAATGTTATGCTGTTGCCTGAATCTCTTTATTATTATCGACAAGATAGTAGAAGTTTATCTACTGTTAATACTTGGAGCCGAGCGGAATCACTTTATTTATTATTAGATAAAACACATATTACCGCAAGGCTTAATCAAGATGAAAAATTCTTTCTTTGGTATACTTATTTTATTACAAAAGAATTTTATAAATGTGTTAAAGGGATTGATGATATTAATAGTCATAAAATTGATTTTATGAAATCTCATAAAATCCCATATTTAAAAAATCCCATTACTAAATGGAAATTAAAGAAATTTATAATAAATCACGTTCCATTGATATATTATAAATTCGTTCTTTAG
- a CDS encoding glycosyltransferase, producing the protein MRKTNSLLVSIIMSVYNEESEWIRKAINSILNQTYTNLEVIVVNDNIQNKVNTNLLKEIQHKDNRIQIIDNPTNFGLAKSMNIAIKASQGTYIARMDADDISSPQRIAKQVKYLEQNKEIAVLGTQIKKFGDKNNVKIFPSEPDDLKTKLFFKCCISHPSVMIRKSVVIENKFFYNEDYKSAQDYDLWTRMMLNVKIANLNEVLLHYRVHNKQITHIKRKEQINNTIVSHSMMLYNSPFHNIPHINFISNVIWDKTKFKDRDKQALFRTNIIELIKQNNRVKYFEPFEFNKCMFKTLIRRSIKISYKDLVILKYIIAPKPIHVIFFDSIQKKLQRLNAFTRFCIQFVLYS; encoded by the coding sequence ATGAGAAAAACTAACTCTTTATTGGTATCGATCATTATGTCCGTTTATAATGAAGAAAGTGAGTGGATAAGAAAAGCGATCAATTCAATACTAAATCAAACCTACACTAACCTAGAGGTAATCGTAGTTAATGACAATATACAGAACAAGGTTAACACCAATCTACTCAAAGAAATTCAACACAAGGACAACCGTATACAGATAATTGATAATCCAACTAATTTCGGATTAGCTAAAAGTATGAACATCGCAATAAAAGCATCTCAAGGAACTTATATTGCAAGAATGGATGCAGACGATATATCTTCACCTCAGCGTATTGCCAAACAAGTTAAATATTTAGAACAAAATAAAGAAATAGCTGTATTAGGAACACAAATAAAGAAATTTGGAGATAAGAATAATGTCAAGATATTCCCTTCTGAACCTGATGATCTTAAAACAAAGCTATTCTTTAAATGCTGTATCTCTCATCCATCTGTTATGATAAGAAAGTCTGTGGTGATTGAAAATAAATTCTTCTATAATGAAGATTACAAATCTGCACAAGACTATGATTTGTGGACAAGAATGATGTTGAATGTAAAAATCGCAAACCTTAATGAAGTTCTACTTCATTATCGTGTTCATAATAAACAAATAACGCACATTAAACGAAAAGAGCAGATTAACAACACAATTGTCTCACATTCAATGATGTTATACAATAGTCCATTTCATAACATACCTCATATTAACTTTATAAGTAATGTAATTTGGGATAAAACAAAATTTAAAGATAGAGACAAACAAGCTCTATTTAGAACCAATATTATTGAATTAATAAAGCAAAACAATAGGGTTAAATACTTTGAACCATTTGAGTTTAACAAATGTATGTTCAAAACATTAATAAGGAGGAGTATAAAGATCAGTTATAAAGACCTAGTAATACTAAAATATATTATTGCACCAAAGCCAATACATGTAATCTTTTTTGACTCTATACAAAAAAAGCTACAAAGATTAAATGCATTTACGAGATTCTGTATACAATTCGTTCTTTATTCCTAA
- a CDS encoding NAD-dependent epimerase/dehydratase family protein translates to MRILITGATGFVGSNLTHYFIDQGYSVTVTVRDSSSFYNLKDINDKIDTILYDGTITSLKKGIKDKNIDTVLHLASLFIAEHKTDDIDNLITSNILFGTQLLEAMKVCGVKKIINTGTSWQYYHQETYNPVSLYAATKHAFSNILEYYIQAEGFKAIDLILYDTYGENDNRGKLINLLHQFSDSKKVLDMSKGEQRLYFVHISDVCYAYKVALTLLDKTNTTHPIYSVRGNINYSLKEMVYLFEQVTGKNLKINWGKRAYRKREVMNPFSVGQIMPNWESKISLAEGLKLLHQSD, encoded by the coding sequence ATGAGAATACTAATAACTGGTGCAACAGGTTTTGTTGGCTCAAATTTAACACATTACTTTATTGACCAAGGTTATTCTGTTACAGTGACTGTACGAGATAGTTCTTCTTTTTATAATTTGAAGGACATTAATGATAAAATAGATACAATTCTTTATGATGGTACGATTACAAGCCTAAAGAAAGGTATTAAGGATAAGAATATTGATACAGTATTACATCTTGCTTCACTTTTTATTGCAGAACACAAAACTGATGATATTGACAATCTAATTACTAGTAATATTTTATTTGGAACACAATTACTAGAAGCCATGAAAGTGTGTGGTGTAAAAAAGATAATTAACACTGGGACATCATGGCAGTACTATCACCAAGAGACATATAACCCTGTATCACTTTATGCAGCAACAAAACATGCATTTAGCAATATACTTGAATACTATATACAAGCAGAAGGTTTTAAAGCCATTGACCTTATTCTTTATGACACTTATGGTGAAAATGACAACAGAGGTAAATTAATAAATCTTCTTCATCAATTTTCTGATAGTAAAAAGGTATTAGATATGTCTAAAGGAGAACAGAGACTTTACTTTGTACATATTTCAGATGTCTGTTATGCTTATAAAGTTGCATTAACATTATTAGATAAAACTAACACCACACATCCGATATATTCTGTTAGAGGTAATATTAATTATTCTTTGAAAGAAATGGTTTATCTTTTTGAACAAGTAACAGGGAAGAATCTAAAAATTAATTGGGGAAAACGGGCTTATAGAAAAAGGGAAGTAATGAATCCTTTTTCGGTAGGACAAATTATGCCAAACTGGGAATCAAAAATAAGCCTGGCTGAAGGATTAAAGCTCTTACATCAATCAGACTAA